A genomic region of Lytechinus pictus isolate F3 Inbred chromosome 2, Lp3.0, whole genome shotgun sequence contains the following coding sequences:
- the LOC129281493 gene encoding uncharacterized protein LOC129281493 — protein MCLPCVNILGFLPLLWIIAMPVVGSFCGPETALRFSLLMMLYSMLESFIKKFVNFLLPVFTIGFFVVIMCLPISIVPYPLVWLYGQLIWITEPLILFVEAVGVIRISMRLSKEVSDHIDDQELLAKGLIMTTTVIAYTASFIFAISIYRTGLQPITCILLVIILVSVIHLAMTIKADHGIISDCSIVSLCMIGSLCAGVYESNLIHNPLPEPKEWSDESFDHLSLVQLVLSTATSSMSHVTKATRFLYKLVSPVLISLIVVRTVSIQQVMGHLLTRFYQVSRSKVTLNIWKIL, from the exons ATGTGTCTCCCTTGTGTCAACATTCTCGGTTTTCTGCCACTGTTGTGGATAATTGCTATGCCAGTCGTGGGGTCTTTTTGTGGCCCAGAAACTGCTCTCCGATTCTCTCTTCTCATGATGTTGTATTCGATGCTGGAGAGTTTCATCAAGAAATTTGTG AATTTCCTTCTCCCTGTATTCACCATTGGATTCTTCGTGGTCATCATGTGTCTTCCTATTAGCATTGTACCCTACCCTCTGGTCTGGTTATACGGTCAGCTGATCTGGATCACGGAACCTTTGATCTTGTTTGTAGAAGCCGTCGGGGTGATTCGAATCTCCATGAGGCTCAGCAAGGAGGTATCGGACCACATTGATGATCAAGAGCTTCTTGCCAAG GGTTTAATCATGACAACAACAGTCATAGCCTATACAGCTTCTTTCATCTTCGCCATTAGTATCTACAGGACAGGATTGCAGCCAATCACATG CATACTATTGGTCATCATTCTTGTTTCTGTCATCCATCTTGCTATGACGATCAAAGCTGATCACG GTATCATATCCGATTGTTCCATTGTCAGCCTGTGCATGATAGGCTCCCTGTGTGCTGGAGTCTATGAATCCAATCTTATTCACAATCCCCTTCCAGAACCAAAGGAATGGTCTGA TGAATCATTTGACCATCTTTCACTAGTTCAGCTTGTATTATCTACTGCAACGTCAAGTATGA GTCATGTAACCAAGGCAACTCGTTTCCTCTACAAGCTGGTCAGTCCTGTTCTAATCTCTCTCATCGTGGTTCGTACGGTCAGCATACAGCAGGTCATGGGTCATCTGCTTACAAGATTTTATCAGGTAAGTAGATCAAAGGTTACATTGAACATTTGGAAAATACTTTAA